From the genome of Variovorax sp. RA8, one region includes:
- a CDS encoding HAD-IA family hydrolase yields the protein MSLQDFKVLTFDVVGTLIDFEGGMLAYLRSAVPEARVTDDDFLASYRRARADGKSGWYPDDLERCWHVVAEKLGLPDTDALAQGLRDSVAQWPAFPDSVEALKRLRKHFKLVTMTNAQHWALAHFDKTLGSPFDMLLSCDDALCEKPDPRYFAYARGRVEGAWGYRQADNLHVAQSQYHDIGVSKQLGIATCWIERRHGQKGSGGTLESEHTVPDYHFHTLAALADAVEAGR from the coding sequence ATGTCCCTGCAAGATTTCAAGGTGCTCACCTTCGACGTCGTCGGCACGCTGATCGATTTCGAGGGCGGCATGCTCGCCTACCTGCGCTCCGCGGTGCCCGAGGCCCGCGTAACGGACGATGACTTCCTCGCCAGCTATCGCCGTGCGCGCGCCGACGGCAAGTCCGGCTGGTATCCCGACGATCTGGAGCGCTGCTGGCACGTCGTCGCAGAGAAGCTGGGCCTGCCGGACACCGACGCACTCGCGCAGGGCTTGCGCGATTCGGTGGCGCAATGGCCGGCGTTCCCCGATTCGGTGGAGGCATTGAAGCGCCTGCGCAAGCACTTCAAGCTGGTGACCATGACCAACGCGCAGCACTGGGCGCTGGCGCACTTCGACAAGACCCTGGGCTCGCCCTTCGACATGCTGCTGAGCTGCGACGACGCGCTGTGCGAGAAGCCCGACCCGCGCTACTTCGCCTACGCCCGCGGCCGTGTCGAGGGCGCCTGGGGCTACAGGCAGGCCGACAACCTGCACGTCGCGCAAAGCCAGTACCACGACATCGGCGTATCGAAGCAACTGGGCATCGCCACCTGCTGGATCGAGCGGCGCCATGGGCAGAAGGGCTCCGGCGGCACGCTCGAATCCGAGCACACCGTGCCCGACTACCACTTCCACACGCTGGCTGCCCTGGCCGACGCTGTCGAGGCCGGGCGTTGA